In the Flagellimonas sp. MMG031 genome, one interval contains:
- a CDS encoding LptF/LptG family permease, whose protein sequence is MKILDQYILRRFLYNFFSSFFILIVIFIFQGIWLFIDDLAGKGLGMVIIGKFIFYFIPTLVDKVLPLTVLLSSILTFGTFAENYEFAAMKASGISLQRGMRSLIVFVLFLGLVTFFFANDVIPKSEQKMFNLRRNIAKVKPAAAITEGVFSDFEGTAQGMNIKVDRKYGEQDRFLDNVIIHKKTNQNINNTVIKAKTGELISSEESDIIQLVLKDGNYYEEVIPQKAAERRKHPFAKSNFDTYTINIDISELNDQDLEEDQNITTNKMKNVGRLIKDIDSLRENNLEKVTAFSKNVVNRMGAFPVEPKVDSLELIVPEKKTEIQQDTIRDIDVFISSLQQWEQLQVVKKAQNEVTSILSTVNAKKDELQSRYKFYNSHILSLHQKYALALSCIILFFVGAPLGAIIRKGGLGLPMVVAIILFLAYYFIGVFAGNYAKEGNIHPAIGAWLPTMIMLPLGISLTRRATADKGLIGFGHFIDRIKALFKRKNKEAEDE, encoded by the coding sequence TTGAAAATACTTGACCAGTATATACTAAGAAGATTTCTATACAACTTCTTCAGTTCCTTTTTCATCCTGATCGTCATATTCATTTTTCAAGGGATATGGCTGTTCATCGATGACTTGGCTGGAAAGGGGCTGGGCATGGTAATCATTGGCAAGTTTATTTTCTATTTTATTCCCACTTTGGTCGACAAGGTGCTGCCCCTTACGGTACTCCTGTCCTCCATCCTTACCTTTGGTACTTTCGCGGAAAACTATGAGTTTGCGGCCATGAAAGCATCAGGTATATCCCTGCAACGAGGGATGCGGAGCTTGATTGTTTTTGTGCTCTTTCTTGGATTGGTGACCTTCTTTTTTGCCAATGATGTAATTCCAAAATCGGAACAAAAAATGTTCAACCTGAGGCGGAATATTGCCAAAGTAAAGCCTGCAGCCGCCATTACGGAGGGTGTTTTCAGTGATTTTGAAGGAACTGCCCAAGGAATGAACATAAAAGTGGACAGAAAATATGGCGAGCAGGACCGCTTTCTGGACAATGTCATCATCCATAAAAAAACAAACCAAAACATCAACAATACCGTCATTAAGGCAAAAACAGGTGAGTTGATCAGTAGTGAGGAGTCCGACATTATCCAATTGGTGCTCAAAGATGGCAATTACTACGAAGAGGTGATTCCGCAAAAGGCAGCGGAACGGCGAAAGCATCCATTTGCCAAGTCCAATTTTGACACCTACACCATCAATATCGACATTTCTGAATTGAACGATCAGGATTTGGAAGAAGACCAAAACATCACCACCAACAAAATGAAAAATGTGGGGCGCCTTATCAAGGATATTGACTCCCTTCGGGAAAACAATCTCGAAAAAGTGACGGCCTTCTCCAAAAACGTGGTCAACCGCATGGGAGCCTTCCCCGTGGAACCCAAAGTAGATTCCTTGGAACTTATTGTCCCAGAAAAGAAAACAGAGATTCAACAAGATACCATCCGCGACATTGATGTGTTTATTTCAAGTTTGCAACAATGGGAACAACTGCAGGTAGTTAAAAAAGCGCAGAACGAAGTGACCAGCATTCTGAGTACGGTAAACGCCAAAAAGGATGAGTTGCAAAGCCGTTATAAATTTTACAACAGCCATATTTTATCGCTGCATCAAAAGTATGCGCTTGCACTTTCCTGCATTATCCTGTTTTTTGTGGGTGCACCATTGGGGGCCATCATCCGTAAAGGAGGACTTGGACTGCCCATGGTAGTGGCCATTATCCTATTCTTGGCCTATTATTTTATTGGGGTGTTTGCCGGCAACTACGCCAAGGAAGGCAATATTCACCCAGCGATAGGCGCTTGGCTGCCCACCATGATTATGTTACCACTGGGCATATCGCTTACCCGACGCGCAACCGCAGATAAAGGATTGATAGGCTTTGGTCATTTTATCGACCGTATTAAAGCATTGTTTAAAAGGAAAAATAAAGAAGCAGAGGACGAATGA
- a CDS encoding outer membrane lipoprotein carrier protein LolA translates to MKKKNILFVALFTVGILSYGQNSDKAKALLDEVYNKVQSYDNIYIDFQSVLENTEADLKQETNGNVTLQGEKYLLNYFGAKQLYDGNKVYTVVPENEEVTIEDVNEDNDTVSPSKMLTFYKTGHNYQWDILQNVGGRKIQYVKLIPIDSNTEIKSILLGIDAQTKHIYKLIQTGNNGTKTTITVNSFKTNQPISSTLFTFDEQKYEDKGYYIIRN, encoded by the coding sequence GAAAAAAAACATCCTATTTGTAGCCTTGTTTACCGTTGGAATCCTTTCCTACGGACAAAATTCGGACAAGGCAAAGGCACTGTTGGACGAAGTGTACAACAAAGTGCAGAGCTACGATAATATTTATATTGACTTTCAGTCTGTTTTGGAGAATACGGAAGCCGATCTAAAGCAAGAAACCAACGGAAACGTTACCCTTCAGGGTGAAAAATATCTGCTGAACTATTTTGGGGCCAAGCAATTGTATGATGGCAACAAAGTGTACACAGTGGTTCCCGAAAATGAGGAAGTCACCATTGAGGACGTGAACGAGGACAACGATACGGTGAGTCCTTCCAAAATGCTGACCTTTTACAAAACAGGCCATAATTACCAATGGGATATTCTACAAAATGTGGGAGGCAGAAAAATCCAGTATGTCAAGCTGATTCCCATTGATTCCAATACGGAGATCAAATCAATACTTTTGGGTATAGATGCACAGACCAAGCACATCTACAAACTGATCCAAACCGGAAACAATGGTACCAAAACCACCATTACCGTTAATTCTTTCAAAACCAATCAGCCCATATCGAGCACACTCTTTACCTTTGATGAGCAAAAATACGAGGACAAAGGGTACTACATCATAAGAAATTAA